The stretch of DNA TCTTCAACGGTTTTGCTTTCAAACAGACGATATAGGCAGGCAACAGCATCcagaagaaaatgacatTGATAAAGTAGAAAATGTTAAGTGCCCGAATATCATacgaaagggaaaggcacTACCTTGGGAGATGGTAGAACCTTCATTCTTAAGTATCTCCTTAACAATGGCAATCGCCTCAGCAACGGTTGTTCCGTGCAAATCGACTGTGTCTTTGTTTTGGGAATTGTTCCTGACAGAAGCTGGTCAGAATCAAATCAAGACGACACAGTATTGCGGACCTTTTTTCTGAAACCATCTCTCGAGCAGCATTCAAAGCTTCAGTTTTAGCAAGCTCCTGGAACTCTCTCGCCTACAATTATGAGATAAGAAACGAGGCATAAGAAATAGATTGGATGAAGAGTACCCTTTCAGCGAAGTAAAACGCAATTTCTCCTCCTCGAGATTTCGAATTCCCTCTTTGCCACATTCTTGCGGCTTCTCGTAAAGCATCATTCCTCTTTCGCATTGCTTCGTTCATCCTGAGTCTAAAATCGGGGTTGCTCGAGGCGGCTATACTGTTTGACCGTGAAGTTCGAGTTGTCTTTTTGCCATTAACATCGCGAGCATATGCCGGGATATGATGTGCCAGAGAATGCGGAGCACGATCAACAGTTTTACGTTTAGGAACAGCCTGCCACTGGAAAGGACTGGGTTTACTAAGCGAAGTAGATGGAGGTGCTGCTTTTTGTTTGACTCTTGATACAGGAGGAGGTTCGACCGGCGGAGGTCCAGACGGAAGTTGCACAGTCCTAGCGGGAAGCTTGCGGTTGGATTTGTCGTCAGTCCAAGTCTCCGCTGGTTGAAGATGATACAATCCCATATCACAATCGGAGTCTAAATCGCGCAGAAGGTTGACCAGATCCAGGGATTCGTCGCCTTTTCCCCGAGTAACTGCAACAGCTAATTCAACGTCTGATATCAGTCGCGTGCGCTGTGCAACATCGCAGTCTTCGTATTCTGGCAAAATAATGTCAAGAAGATTATACAAAACTGTTGTGTGATGGTCCAGGCCTGCTGGAAAGTCTTTGCACAAGGAAGTCAGAGCTGCTCTTAATGCTTCATATGACGTGCCGTAATTCGGAGAGTGAAAGAAggataaaaagaaagatggaGGATGTGGGGGTAATAATGTAGCGATATGATCTGAGAAAGAAGACATCTGGGTCCAGATATCAGCAGCAGGACCAACTGGGGGGTGTTTTCTGGGCAGCTTATTATTTGTTACAAGCAACTGGGTGTTGATATGGTGCTGCTGACGAATGTCGGCCAATGCAATTTTCTTCGAACGAGTTTGTGCTTTCTTT from Psilocybe cubensis strain MGC-MH-2018 chromosome 7, whole genome shotgun sequence encodes:
- a CDS encoding Smr domain-containing protein (Smr domain-containing protein C1235.03), translating into MPMTTYSSTKSLFESLQTEFCPTLDSSLIAALLAEIEFDSDGNAVDPTQDQIDFLRTTLSELSLHAEEAQESEFSDVQLVSQFEETISSWTTPDNSPETAGSQSTGSSGTSISSTQSFGSPLRFLQAALPDVPTARLTRALEDAEKMEVDMWDIVAAILTEESIREMEERGWDGSEDGSCDAIDDTNWEVVEVKKPLPKSERKKAQTRSKKIALADIRQQHHINTQLLVTNNKLPRKHPPVGPAADIWTQMSSFSDHIATLLPPHPPSFFLSFFHSPNYGTSYEALRAALTSLCKDFPAGLDHHTTVLYNLLDIILPEYEDCDVAQRTRLISDVELAVAVTRGKGDESLDLVNLLRDLDSDCDMGLYHLQPAETWTDDKSNRKLPARTVQLPSGPPPVEPPPVSRVKQKAAPPSTSLSKPSPFQWQAVPKRKTVDRAPHSLAHHIPAYARDVNGKKTTRTSRSNSIAASSNPDFRLRMNEAMRKRNDALREAARMWQRGNSKSRGGEIAFYFAERAREFQELAKTEALNAAREMVSEKRNNSQNKDTVDLHGTTVAEAIAIVKEILKNEGSTISQAKPLKIITGRGSHSHNQISVLKPAVRKALVEDGWTVGSWDGGLIVFDLYLPLQHVFLTLVM